In the Scatophagus argus isolate fScaArg1 chromosome 11, fScaArg1.pri, whole genome shotgun sequence genome, TGTTTACCCCAATTTCAGGAGGTTTTCATGTTACTTTTGAAAGGTCATATGGTCCCTAATGTGCTGAGTAGGTTTTATAACTACACAGCCAGTGACACCCATTAAAACCCTGTTGTATAATTTCTATGTCACTTTGAGGTTTTAGGGACGTTCACATCAGGTGAACATGTTCAGCTCTCAGGAGAAAGATGATGTATTGATCGCCTTTCTCATCAGATCACACTAATGATGGCATGTTGATCCCCTAATCTATTTCAGCATCTGCATTTCTGCTAAGTTTTACGTTCTAGttcattctctgtgtgtgtctttgtgtgttgataGGGTGTAATCGGTGTGTGTTTAAGTTACCACTGTGTCCCAGTGATTTGATCTGAGAGCTTCGTTTTATTTCTGTAATCCTGTGAACCGCCCATCTCTATCCTTTCCTCCATCACTCCATCCAGGGGATTTGACTGCCATTAAGAGATGGCTTttttggtgtgtatgtgtgtctttgtgtttgtgtgtatgatggaacatgaacacacacacagtaaagggGGGGAGGGTGAAGTGTAAAAACCAACTGCATACACTTTTGCTGCAGACCTCTGTCAGACAGAAGCATCTTGTAAGCCTGCTCAGTTATGCCACGGAAGGTGTGCTGTGCAGACTGCTGGGAGATAGACAGGAtggacacatgcacaaacaccaGCATTTGGACAGTGACCTTTAATACACATGGATGCAACTGTCTGGAAAGATCTACAGGTATGTTGTTTCCATTTCTGTATCTTGACTTTCTAAAGTTTCTAGCAGTTACTATAAATGAGCTTCCATCAAGATTATATATGACTTTAACTGCATGTTTCTCCAGTTAAAGTAGAACTATGTCCTCGAACCTGGATCACTGTTTTTGACACATATCTATACAATTCAGAACAGTTCAACATTAAGTCCTGCTGTCCTCTTTTTATGCTATTTCAGACCTCTGTTAATCCTGGCATGCCCCAGACGAGAGACTACAGTAATGACTGTCATCACTTTCACTGGTCAGTTTCAATCCCTTCACTCGACTGTTTTTTTTCCGCCTTGGCTATAAAAATGGTCTCACAGTCCATACTGGCTtggtgaaaaaaatatttcctcacACTGTAAATTcccatataataataattaacaatGTAGCTCCAGTTGGTCTACTCCTGAACATAAAGATTTCTTTCAATAAATCATCCAGAAATTTGGGTTTGCCTTCATCAAATACTCTTCATCGACAACAAGCTATTGACTGATTGATCAGACTAAAAGGCAGAACTGAACCTGAGCTCAAGTAAACTGGATGAAAGGTGAAATCCCAGGCACAGACAATACCTATTGTTGTGGGCCTAATCTCTGATGTAAGCTGCTCTTTCTTAATCACATCACCGTTTCAACAGCAGTTGGAGAAGAGACGGTTTAGCCTTCAAACTGCCATTCAATGTAACTCACGCATTAGAGGAACtgatatgtatgtatttgtcgatatatgtatatatacaaccctgacagataaagctggtatagaagatggatggatggaatttcAGATACCTCCCAGTTAGTGGTGCTAATTTGGCACCAGGTACTAATTTCATCTCACAAACCCAATTCAACTGTCAGCATTCCTGTTAGGATTAGAATTTTCACTGACCTTGCAAGATTGTGAGCTGCTCTAAAGTGACTGAAACCCTACGACAGCAGGTTGTCCAAATGTAGACCGAAGGGATGACCCTTTCAGCCATTGCCAGAGAAGTTAACCAAAGCAAGTCAGTCAAAGCAAGGGCCTCTACACTTCCTACTAATTTTTGAGAGCTGTAACTCTCAAAAATTTTAGGTGTAATCTTCTtttgcaatttcttttttttgcaatggTTACTGTTCTCCAAttttgatcacacacacacatgtgtgtgtacatgactGTCCTGTCTACTCTCTACCTTaatttgttcagctttgttgtACTTGTTCTTAGCTGTTATCTCTTATGTGTAAACATTCTTAGGAAATAAAGCTGAGTCTCATTCTCGTATTATTGAAAAACATAcaccatatactgtatatgttctTTACCATTGTTACACCAACACATTTAAGCTGACTCCTTTTGTTACTCGTACGCCCAGTTAGTTACAGATCGATGGAAATACAGTCACAGTGTGTTGAAAGGAGGGGggaaatgttttcagctttaGTGACAGAGGGAATGAATCAGTTAAGTCAGATCTTGAAATCCAGCTtgtttgaaaacaaataacaccCATTTGTTTTGGGagtatttttcttaaaaactaGTAATCAAATAGTGTTGCAGTAGAATATGAATTACAGGGAGCAATGGACAGTCACTATATTAAAAGCACTCAAGCCTGAATACTGGTTTTTGAAGAAAGATATATTATCGTTTGTCCGGCTCTACTGGTTCCTTGCAGCATATATTTTGTGCTGACTGCAGGGTTTTCATGTTGATATTCGTGTTCCCTCTCAATTTTGCTttcagtctctgtgctgtgccTGCTGCCCCAGGCGGTGGTGGCCCGCTGGGCATGTGTTCGGGCCTGTCCAGCATCCTGCTCCTGCACACAGGAGAAGAGTTGCAGCGTGCTGTGTGATCGCTCTGGCCTGGTTGAGCTGCCCAAAGAGTTTCCCTGTGAGGCCTCTGCCATCAACCTGGAAAAGAACAGACTCAAGTTCCTGGCAGAGAGGGCCTTTGGTACCCTGCCCTCCctcaggtctctctctctggaccaCAACAACATCTCCTTTATTACCCCTGGGGCCTTCAAGGTCTGCTTGTGTTCAgtttgattgcattttttttcctcttaatgGGAAATAGAGGTAGTTAAGAGTTAGGAATATGTGGTTAAAAAAGTCTTATCTGTCCCTTTTTtcaattatttgttttgtaatttaatttactgtTCCTTAGACTTTTTGAAAAAGAGTTGTAGCTGTTGCTTAAGCTGTGTTTTCTTGGATACTGTAAACAGTCAGCACATTTTgttctgtcctctgtgtgtgtgtgtgtgtgtgtgtgtgtgtgtgtgtttgtggcgtGTGTTATAGATAGACTGGAAAACAGAGAGCATGCACCTCTTGTCAAAGCTGCATTATTGTCTAGATTTTATTGCAAATGATGCATAGCAACTGTTACAGTGTTCAATAACTGTAACTCAAGTTGGAGCTCATGAGAAATAgcaaaagcatttaaaaatgcaacGGTAAACACTTCATCCATGTTGCAAAACAACATCTTCTTCCTTACCCAGACTGACATCCAGCACTATaaatagttttggttttatttaccTTGACACAACAATGGAAGtgaatctttctttcttttttttgaatatttatatAGTATAgtactatatactatatagtATTATTTCTTGCATAATACTATATAGTGTTTTGTACCAAAGATGTAAAATTTGTAAagatttgatctttttttaGTGCTTTACTGTAAAACTCCATTCATTAACTTCATGTAACTCCATTTGCCTCCAAACCTgagcaaataaaaccaaagctATAAACATGATTAACTAACTACTGCTAGCTTTGAGTGGGATTTTGGGAATGAACTGCCTCTTCCAGAAATACTTGGCAAGATGCAATTCAAGCTTTCTTGATAGTAGCTTTAATTTAAGGTCTTGTAAATTAAACAGTACCTTGTAAACATATGTATTCAATTCTGAATATTCAACTGAATCTCTGTCCTGCAGGGCCTCTCTAACTTAGTGAACCTGAAAATGGCACACAACGAGTACATCAGTTATCTTCATACACGAACATTCACAGGCCTGAAGAAACTGATGCGCCTTGACTTGTCAGACTGTAACCTCTTCAACATCCCTGACCGCATCTTCATAGAGCAAACAGCGCTGAAGGAGCTGTTGTGCTTTCAAAACAACTTCAGGAGGATCCCTGGAGCCATCAGAGGCATGGAGAATCTGACTCACATCTACCTGGAGAGGAACAAGATAGAGGCAGTTGCATACAACTCCTTGCTGGGCCTGAGTAACCTCAAGTAAGTCACAGACTCAAAGTAGATCATGTAACGCTATCTCACTGGCTATTGAGTTAGTTATATGTTATTATATGATTTAGAGTAATTAACAGTATTTAGTTAAGTAGCCCTGATCTATGGACATGATATCATCATCTCCTTAAATCTCCACTTTTTATTGACACAAAGGCTCATAAAAAATTTGAAAATCCTGTAAAGACCTTCTCTCCTAGTGAGAGAGACTGAGTCGGGGTCTGCTacgaggtttctgccttctaaaaggcagtttttcctaaaaaaaaatcctaatctGTTTTGGCATAGACAGTGAAAACTGTAGATGACTGGCTACTCAAAGTGCAGGTGTTCCAAAGTTTCAAGACTTGTATGGACAAAATACCTCTTCAGTTCAATCATCATTTGCCTACAAAAGATGAGCCACTGCATTAGAAAACAGCTTTGAGAAGAAGTGAAAAGTATAAGCCtgaatacagaaaaagaaaagaagtaaagAGAGAAGTCAACTACAACTCCAAAGGTGCACTGGGTAAGAAACTAATTAACTGTTATGCCCTCAAATGCAGGTTAGCTCCTCCCATTTAATATATTGTGCTGTCACTAGCATACAAATGTAAAGTGTGTCAATATCAAGTAAATCCACTCCTGTTTTCTCGTGTTGCAATAACATTTACTAAAAAACTGCAGTGCCCTCCTGTTTCAGGAAATTAGTGAGCCTGTTTTAGAAATGAATCTATACCTTTGTGATCAAAGAAAAATCCACCATAACACCAGCCCAATCCTCTGAGATACCACTTTCTTGGGCTGCTGTTGCACGTCTCTTTCTTGGGTGTTTGCGCTTGGTCTTGTGTTGTCTTGTGACCTGCTAAAGAGCCTGGAAAGGAGGGTTTCGGTATCTTTGCTGCAGCTCAGTTATTTCCATCCTGCATTATTATTCTCTTGCGGTACATTTCGggtttttgctttttgatgttgaaatatgttttttgatTAAAAGAACATTAGTCTTTGTTGTTGTCCAGTCCTGATTCCTAAAATTTTGGGAggttgtgtaaaatgtaaagtaaaagcGCAATGCAGTcattgtccatccatccatccattttctataccgcttatccgtcagggtcgcgggggagctggagcctatcccagctgactacgggcgagaggcggggttcaccctggactggtcgccagtcaatcgcagggccaacacacaaagacagacaaccacacactctcacactcacacctaggggcaatttagagtagccaattaacctaatgtgcatgtttttggtattgtgggaggaagccggagtacccggagaaaacccacgcaggcacagggagaacatgcaaactccacgtagaagggcccagactgggattcgaccactgcaccaccgtgccgcccgcaGTCATTGTGcaaaccagaatcagaatcagaatcagaattgactttattgccatgtaagtggagaggtttcacattactaggaatttgtcttggtgattggtgcatacatagaacataacgaataacatataatagtagaataaaataaaataaaatagaataaggtaaaacaaaataaaataagtaaaataaatatggtgcTGGAGGTAGTCCtaaagtgaggtagtgcagggtggaagtatagtgcaagtaggtgaggtaaactgtgcaaatgaacagcaggtggataatgacatgagcagacaTTAGTTTTTAACCAACTAATTTTATCGACAGCCAACTTACAAAGTGTTTCTGAGAGCAGGTAGTTATATCCATTCTacaatcatgtgtttgacaTAGTGGTGAACCTGtccccatccttgcttgtgaacgactgagcctttcaagGATGCCATTTTCATGCCCAACCATGATGTTATCACCTGTATCAATTACTCTGTTTTCCAAACAGTACAAAattttcccagtcttttgtgACTGTCCCTACTTGTTTGAATCGTTACTAGCATCAAATACAGAGTAAGcatacatttacaaacaaataaCTACAAAGAAAGGCtgatgtaaaacattaaataaattatctttgtattgttttttgtttactatATTAAAAAGGACTAATTCCTTGAGCTATCTTTGTTGCACTATGAAGGGCTTATTGTGAAAAAAATTACCCTAGAGTCCTTAGCTCAGCATTTTAAATATGTCTGTTTTCTTATTGCAGGTACCTGAACCTCCAGGAGAACCGCATCAACGTGATCCATGACCAGGCTTTCCAGGACCTTGTGCAGTTGGAGAACTTCTACCTGAATGACAACTTGCTGTCTGATCTGCCACGGCTTGCTTTTAAAGGCCTTAGCCGCCTCAAGATGCTCAACCTTGGGGGTAACCAGTTGACTAATGTGTCCAAGACCTGGTTCAGTGACTTGGTGGAGCTGGAGGTCCTGTACCTGGACAGAAACCAGGTGCTATACATCGAGGAAGGAACTTTTGAGAATCTAACCAGCCTAATCACACTCCACTTGAACAGCAACAACCTCACCAACCTTCCCTTCCCTGTTTTCCAGCCCATCTATTTCCTGGGTCGCCTCTACCTCTTCAGAAATCCCTGGGAGTGTGACTGCTCCCTGGAGTGGCTGAAGGAGTGGATGGAAAACTACAAGCTGGTGAGGGACATCCCTTGtgcctctccttcctctgttgCAGGGTTGGATCTTAGCGAGGTGGTCTTCCCCAAGGTGAACGGCACATGCGTAGACCCTGTTGAGCTGAACTTAACCACCGCCACCTCAGAGATTATCTCAACCACAGAGAACCGCTTCAACAGCCTCATTTCCAAGCTGCTACAACAGGAGCTCAGGGAGGAGATGGGGAACAGTACAGAGAGCCTCCGCAATGGGACCTTGCTAGTGCCAGAGGATGGCCAGCTCTCTGCAGGGATCCAAGGGCAACAAGCCCAGGCAAACCAATCACTTCTCTGGGTCCTTGTAGTGTGGCTCATCTTTGGTTAGATTGGCCAGCCAGAtattcatgtctgtttttcttgcaCATGAGAACTGTGGAAATGGGGTTTGCCTCCTGGCCCTGAAAGAACAGGGAATAGTTTTTCAAATTGCAGATGAGATAAAAGATATTTATCTAAGAAAGTACAAAGGAATTCTCTTCCTTGCATGTGTGGTCACTGGTGCGAGTCAAACATGCCAAACATAGGAtatggttttgtttctttgctgaaaTCCAGCTGTGGCAAACTAAATATTTCCAGCTGTGTTCAGAAAAAGACTGACATTTCCATTGAGgaatttattttcacatgagCTGTTTATATACAATAATCTATGATATTGACATATGATATGATAAGAGAAATTCCAGTCTGTCCATGTCTGATGCATATCTTTTCCTCATTCATAAATTGCTATGCCAAAGCTGTATGACTGCAGGATTCATTTCTGCAGTCTGAGGCGGGTGTGATTTCAAACTGTGGATTATAGTGGCAATGTGGTGAAAATGTGTATGTGAACCTACACCTTTTCTTGCATAATACTCCATTATAATTAACTTTATGTGATATTCATAGCATTACATAGTTGGTTATGAGTCTTTTATTGCACATCATTCTCATCTAGATGCAAAGTTAAAGGAGATAAGAGCCCATGTATTTATCTTCTAAACAGATGTCCTCTCTGCTTAGTTCTGTTCATTCAACTCTAAATGTAGGTCTGCAGCTTTTCCATAAATGCATTAATCTTCTTATTGCATGCAGCTCAGTGTCATTGCTGCTTGTCTATGCTACAATGTAATGGAGCGACTTTCTCATTGCTTTTGCATCCTAGAATGGATCAATTTCCACTTATGGACATGATCTTTTCCAATACAGGAGGACTGGTGGTGTGATTTCCATATGGCAGATTGTGGATGGGGGAGGAAATACTGTCAAagcatgtttattttctttggaatgaaaaatgttttcaggtatgttacatttcaaataaataaaccgTTCTTAATTTGCAACATATTCTGCATACTGCAAAGtctaaaatatattatatatacacattgTGCTCTGTGTAGgtgaaaaaaaggtgaaaaatatCCCTGCTCTAATACCAACCACTGCTTTCTTTTTACCCTAGTGAATGTAAGTAGTTTGGCTGCCAGTGGTCAGGTTATTAGACACAACACTGTCTCgtgatatatttttataaataaaaaattgctgTTGAACTTCTGACATGACTGCTCAGTGAGTTGTTTCAAGTGGATGTGATTCAGTGAACACCAGTTAAAGAACCAGGCCAGTATGCAGATTAATGCAGTATTAGGCTGAGTGTAAGAGGCTGGTTAGaggcagagtcgctgtcttcttctctgctgcttctgtgggACTGCCGCCCTttgttaaaagtaaaataaataaaaatataaatgaacacagtaatactaagtttaatgatcccatagaaatagtgtcagtgcctcgtcctcccatagtccaactagcacaaaatttaagaagtgttaatcaaaataacctcacaaaaatacacactagCGGTTATTTAGaaccaaaaaataggacaatcagatgcggattattaaatatacgatccctccactctaaatcccacctagtcagtgatctaattattgatcatcagtcgGATATATTCTGTCccactgagacttggttacgggatgaagagtatgttagtttaaacGAATtaactccatctggttatattaactatcactctcagcctgtctcaccaaaactggaagtcagaaaagccagttttattagctgttgtgtatcgcccacctgctgctgcttactcagagttcctgtctgagttttctgacttcttatctagtttagtgctcagtacagataaagtcattatagcaggtgactttaacattcatatggatgttgactctgacagtcttaagacttactcttagattcaataggtttccttcagatagtaaatgaaccaacacactgtcataatcacacactcgatctggttctcacctacggcctagaaactaagaacctgttagttgtccctcaaaaccctctcctttcagaccattcacttctAACTTTTgagctaactctaacagactttacagaaAAGAACAATAAGGTttactataccagatgcctctctgagaataccgtagacagatttagggatgcaatcccatcacagcttccatcagcaccatgtaccagtaaAACAGAGCGTACGCattactcctgcagaaattgattgctttgtcaacaacactgcagccactttacacacagttttagatataGCTAGCTCCCtggtataaaataaaaaaaaaatcaataaagatctccccacaatagccaatatactgccagaaacctcttttaatccttctccatctctggacagcttcctgcccatagacctccctgagctgacttccagcattaacaaatctaacccaactacatgtctcttagaccccatcccaactaagctcctcaaggacgtctttcccttgattggcgtttccct is a window encoding:
- the nyx gene encoding nyctalopin isoform X2 translates to MQLSGKIYRPLLILACPRRETTVMTVITFTVSVLCLLPQAVVARWACVRACPASCSCTQEKSCSVLCDRSGLVELPKEFPCEASAINLEKNRLKFLAERAFGTLPSLRSLSLDHNNISFITPGAFKGLSNLVNLKMAHNEYISYLHTRTFTGLKKLMRLDLSDCNLFNIPDRIFIEQTALKELLCFQNNFRRIPGAIRGMENLTHIYLERNKIEAVAYNSLLGLSNLKYLNLQENRINVIHDQAFQDLVQLENFYLNDNLLSDLPRLAFKGLSRLKMLNLGGNQLTNVSKTWFSDLVELEVLYLDRNQPIYFLGRLYLFRNPWECDCSLEWLKEWMENYKLVRDIPCASPSSVAGLDLSEVVFPKVNGTCVDPVELNLTTATSEIISTTENRFNSLISKLLQQELREEMGNSTESLRNGTLLVPEDGQLSAGIQGQQAQANQSLLWVLVVWLIFG
- the nyx gene encoding nyctalopin isoform X1 encodes the protein MQLSGKIYRPLLILACPRRETTVMTVITFTVSVLCLLPQAVVARWACVRACPASCSCTQEKSCSVLCDRSGLVELPKEFPCEASAINLEKNRLKFLAERAFGTLPSLRSLSLDHNNISFITPGAFKGLSNLVNLKMAHNEYISYLHTRTFTGLKKLMRLDLSDCNLFNIPDRIFIEQTALKELLCFQNNFRRIPGAIRGMENLTHIYLERNKIEAVAYNSLLGLSNLKYLNLQENRINVIHDQAFQDLVQLENFYLNDNLLSDLPRLAFKGLSRLKMLNLGGNQLTNVSKTWFSDLVELEVLYLDRNQVLYIEEGTFENLTSLITLHLNSNNLTNLPFPVFQPIYFLGRLYLFRNPWECDCSLEWLKEWMENYKLVRDIPCASPSSVAGLDLSEVVFPKVNGTCVDPVELNLTTATSEIISTTENRFNSLISKLLQQELREEMGNSTESLRNGTLLVPEDGQLSAGIQGQQAQANQSLLWVLVVWLIFG